The following nucleotide sequence is from Azoarcus sp. CIB.
CGCTCTCCGGCGCCGCATCGGCTTCAGGGACGATGGGCAGCAGGTCGGGGTGATTACCGGAAAGCCGCAGCTGGCAGGGCACGCAGTGACCGCAGGCATGCCCGTCCACGGCAGGGGCCGTGCACAACAGGCGTGCCGCGAGCGCGTCGGCGAGGTCGCGCTTGCCGAGGCCTTCCGGTCCGACGAAGAGCAGCGCATGCGGCAGCCGCCCGCCGAGGCCGACCAGCCGCTGCCAGGTCTCGTGCAGCCAGGGGTAGATCATCGGAAGAAACGCTCCGCGACGATCGCCTCGATCTCGGAACGGATCTGTTCGGGCGCGCGGTCGGCCGCGATGACGCAGATACGCTGCGGCGCCATGCGTGCGCGGTTGAGGTAGGCCGCACGCACGCGCTCGAAGAAATCACGCTGCTCGCGCTCGAAACGGTCCGGCGCGGTGCCGGTGTTGGCGACGCGTGCGGCGGCGATTTCCGGCGGCAGGTCGAAGACAAGTGTCAAGTCGGGCTGGAAGCCGGGGTGAACCCATTCCTCGAGAGCGGAGAATTTCGCCGCGTCGAGCCCGCGCCCGCCGACCTGGTAGGCGTAGGTGGCGTCGGTGAAGCGATCGGACACGACCCAGCTGCCAGCGTCAAGCGCGGGATGGATGCGGGCGGCGAGATGTTCGCGGCGCGCGGCGAACATCAGCATCGCCTCGGTTTCGAGGTGCATGGGTTCGTGCAGCAGAAGCTCGCGGAGTTTCTCGCCGAGGGCCGTGCCGCCCGGTTCGCGGGTCTGGTCCACGGTCAGCCCGCGCGCCTGGAGGAGCGCGACGACCG
It contains:
- the tmk gene encoding dTMP kinase, which produces MNQTRARGRFITFEGIDGAGKSSQIAAVVALLQARGLTVDQTREPGGTALGEKLRELLLHEPMHLETEAMLMFAARREHLAARIHPALDAGSWVVSDRFTDATYAYQVGGRGLDAAKFSALEEWVHPGFQPDLTLVFDLPPEIAAARVANTGTAPDRFEREQRDFFERVRAAYLNRARMAPQRICVIAADRAPEQIRSEIEAIVAERFFR